The following are encoded in a window of Brevibacillus ruminantium genomic DNA:
- the pdxR gene encoding MocR-like pyridoxine biosynthesis transcription factor PdxR has protein sequence MSSTHWDQIVLDAAEKVPLYKQISQQIEQLVHEGKLKPGTRLPSERRMAELLKVSRMTITLANEEMKARGVVRSQQGSGTFIMRGPRIERTEQVVTWQTSFAYQTGNVNHAMEEIMRFGRDPRLINFAGVGTAPEIHPGIELSQCFAEHLRKNPILLQLPAPTQGYEPLRMDAREWLLESEIEADPQEIMIVSGAMQGLDLISRLFLAPGDYVIMEDPGFLAASDAFSATGAKILRITLDEEGIRIDSLENLLMQFPVKFIYVNPTFHNPTGVTMSLQRRKDLLALAKKYRVPIIEDDPFSLLYFGKKPVPPLKALDRDDYVIYLQSFSKYLYPGLRVALLVAPEGIISSLSKIKQRIDLHSNNLTQIAVHAFLTEGRLLTHTAKLRQAYAARLELIQDILKEMPEIRCKMPEGGVFLWCKIPSSIRAERMLQFALQKGVSFVPGNWTSGVGLGENYLRMAFTQPSIELVKKGFHMIRDTISEYH, from the coding sequence TTGTCATCGACCCATTGGGATCAAATTGTTCTGGATGCAGCCGAGAAGGTACCATTATACAAGCAAATCTCGCAGCAGATAGAGCAACTGGTACACGAAGGGAAGTTAAAACCCGGGACTCGGCTGCCCTCTGAAAGAAGGATGGCTGAGCTGCTGAAGGTTAGCCGGATGACAATTACGCTTGCCAATGAAGAGATGAAAGCGAGAGGGGTCGTCCGCAGTCAGCAGGGCAGCGGCACCTTCATCATGCGCGGTCCGCGGATCGAACGAACGGAACAGGTCGTAACCTGGCAGACCAGTTTTGCCTACCAGACCGGCAATGTCAACCATGCCATGGAAGAAATCATGCGGTTCGGCCGCGACCCTCGGCTGATCAACTTTGCCGGTGTGGGCACAGCCCCCGAGATTCATCCCGGAATCGAACTGAGTCAATGCTTCGCCGAGCATTTGCGGAAAAATCCGATCCTGCTTCAATTGCCCGCTCCCACGCAAGGCTATGAGCCGCTGCGGATGGATGCCAGAGAGTGGCTGCTGGAGAGTGAGATCGAGGCAGATCCCCAAGAAATCATGATCGTCTCGGGAGCGATGCAGGGGCTTGATCTGATCAGCCGCCTGTTTCTCGCTCCAGGTGACTATGTCATCATGGAAGACCCGGGCTTTCTTGCTGCCTCGGATGCGTTTTCCGCGACCGGTGCCAAGATCTTGCGGATTACGCTGGATGAGGAAGGGATACGCATCGACAGCCTGGAGAATTTGTTAATGCAATTTCCGGTTAAATTTATCTATGTCAATCCGACGTTTCACAACCCGACCGGTGTGACCATGTCCTTGCAGCGGAGAAAGGATTTGCTGGCCCTGGCCAAAAAATACAGGGTGCCGATCATTGAAGACGATCCGTTCAGCCTGCTCTACTTCGGCAAAAAGCCGGTGCCCCCGCTGAAGGCGCTGGATCGCGACGATTATGTCATCTACCTGCAATCGTTTTCCAAATACCTCTATCCGGGCCTGCGCGTGGCGCTGCTGGTAGCCCCGGAAGGGATTATCTCCAGCTTGTCCAAGATCAAGCAGCGGATTGACCTGCACAGTAACAATCTGACCCAGATCGCGGTCCACGCTTTTCTCACCGAGGGGCGCTTGTTGACCCATACGGCAAAGCTGCGGCAGGCGTATGCGGCCCGTTTGGAACTGATTCAGGACATTCTCAAAGAGATGCCGGAGATACGCTGTAAAATGCCGGAGGGCGGCGTGTTTCTCTGGTGTAAAATCCCCAGCTCGATTCGCGCGGAAAGGATGCTGCAATTTGCTCTGCAAAAAGGCGTGTCGTTTGTTCCGGGAAATTGGACGAGCGGAGTGGGATTGGGGGAAAATTATCTGCGGATGGCATTTACCCAGCCTTCGATTGAATTGGTAAAAAAAGGGTTTCACATGATCCGTGATACCATTTCCGAATATCATTAA
- a CDS encoding TPM domain-containing protein, producing MKRLSVFFLMVVMLFSVTSAYAAPLPERAGSVTDPVGIFSPEEQERIAAAAANQKYEVLLLTASGLDEQEGEQLANQAYDAWKLGPNQLMLVVTVNPNHVHLVFENQQLADLVSRSDASDVKGILDQQFVPQARDGNLAEGVIAVSEFVNGLSAAASSPEGSGGSGAATQPSGSSQSSSPPTVSHTPSRSSTTPSSSLPVTANAGGGNNGLSAGLIVGLLLIAILLFFVVKQLVFRSRLNKLLTQVKEKHTEVTPVIDQMIVSELFRELEIGLIEGETKKRATQLEQEALKLHKESQQLKEQLDTQKIGFFSTAKTEQAVAELMEAVDKYAAEITDTQAQMSEMERLSREVREAVEAAKERAKEIGALIEALARETSFSLSVMRKDMEQTLALLNKADSMDEFDYLQAEEPAKQVHAQFDSLQLAVEEVRLQIRQHQEFPPRIKSREEELRLIVGREQLLLVDADPFAILRAAEAEIPRLGGLIEAGDTKEAKACAQRVENGLQEASEVVAAMIRHRDFAKETVRDISQLLAELQDFDPQYAQELSRLQQQYAEVHLREQDERYSQIMEDKSDLERLLMEIKAAIDERAQRYRLAFEKSETAQQLLSRVKNTREQSLGYRQSLEDRVRTASERFQNQESRFYQAASLFDQLRVRIPDISRMISHIKSEAADIEALANSARIDVYQLEDAISSFTSQVDQLVHRVDQVRREKEETMRAFQKLQDDYVSRRNRYGGKIKVSRYAAQFDQLRDQVDGAVAEGLFAEAMSEITNGREILRQMEREYQRKLDEERRRRNNNSGGFGGGMGGGLGGGFGGGRSSGSSGWGGGGRSSGSSSWGGSSGGSRSSGSSSW from the coding sequence ATGAAAAGACTAAGCGTGTTTTTTCTGATGGTAGTGATGCTGTTTTCCGTGACATCAGCCTATGCTGCTCCTCTGCCGGAGCGGGCGGGCAGCGTGACCGACCCGGTCGGGATATTTTCGCCGGAGGAACAAGAGAGGATCGCAGCCGCTGCGGCGAACCAGAAATACGAGGTTTTGCTTCTGACCGCAAGCGGATTGGATGAGCAGGAGGGTGAACAGCTCGCCAATCAAGCCTATGATGCCTGGAAGCTGGGACCGAATCAGCTGATGCTGGTCGTGACGGTCAACCCCAACCATGTGCATCTTGTCTTTGAGAACCAGCAGTTGGCCGATCTCGTTTCCCGCAGCGATGCGTCTGATGTCAAAGGAATTTTGGATCAGCAATTCGTGCCACAGGCCCGAGACGGCAACCTGGCAGAAGGAGTCATCGCTGTCAGTGAGTTTGTCAATGGATTATCTGCGGCGGCATCGTCGCCGGAAGGATCGGGTGGAAGCGGAGCGGCGACGCAGCCTTCCGGATCGAGTCAGTCGTCATCACCGCCGACTGTATCCCATACACCCAGCCGCTCATCCACCACACCATCCAGTTCGCTGCCGGTTACCGCGAACGCTGGTGGAGGGAACAACGGACTGTCGGCAGGCCTGATCGTGGGGCTGCTGCTGATCGCGATCCTGCTGTTTTTTGTCGTAAAACAGCTCGTCTTTCGTTCACGCCTGAACAAACTCCTTACCCAAGTAAAAGAAAAGCATACAGAAGTGACACCGGTGATTGACCAGATGATCGTGTCGGAGTTGTTCCGCGAACTGGAAATTGGCCTTATCGAGGGAGAGACGAAGAAAAGAGCGACCCAGCTTGAACAGGAAGCTCTCAAGCTCCACAAAGAGTCTCAGCAGCTAAAGGAACAATTGGACACACAAAAGATCGGCTTTTTCTCCACGGCGAAAACAGAGCAAGCCGTGGCAGAATTGATGGAAGCGGTAGACAAGTACGCGGCGGAAATTACAGATACACAGGCGCAGATGTCCGAGATGGAGAGATTGTCGCGGGAAGTCAGGGAAGCAGTGGAGGCTGCCAAGGAGCGGGCGAAGGAGATCGGCGCACTCATCGAGGCGCTGGCCCGCGAGACGTCATTCTCCCTTTCGGTCATGCGCAAAGATATGGAGCAGACACTGGCTTTGTTGAACAAAGCCGACAGCATGGACGAATTCGATTATCTCCAGGCGGAGGAACCGGCAAAGCAAGTGCACGCGCAGTTTGACAGCTTGCAGCTGGCGGTCGAAGAGGTGCGGCTGCAAATCCGCCAGCATCAGGAGTTTCCGCCGCGCATCAAGTCCAGAGAAGAGGAGCTTCGCCTTATTGTGGGGCGGGAGCAGCTGCTTCTGGTCGATGCTGATCCGTTTGCCATCCTGCGAGCAGCAGAAGCGGAGATTCCTCGTTTAGGCGGCTTGATTGAAGCAGGAGATACAAAAGAAGCGAAGGCTTGTGCGCAGCGCGTAGAGAATGGACTGCAAGAGGCGAGCGAGGTTGTGGCTGCGATGATTCGGCACCGCGACTTTGCCAAAGAAACGGTACGGGACATCAGTCAGCTTTTGGCCGAGCTGCAGGACTTTGATCCCCAGTATGCCCAGGAGCTGTCTAGATTGCAGCAGCAATACGCAGAGGTTCATTTGCGAGAGCAGGATGAGCGGTACAGCCAGATCATGGAGGACAAGAGCGACCTGGAGCGGCTGCTGATGGAGATCAAGGCCGCGATTGATGAACGCGCACAGAGATACAGACTGGCCTTTGAAAAAAGTGAAACGGCCCAGCAACTGCTCTCGCGGGTCAAAAATACGCGTGAACAGAGTCTTGGCTACCGTCAAAGCCTGGAGGATCGGGTGCGCACGGCCAGCGAGCGTTTTCAGAACCAGGAGAGCCGGTTTTATCAGGCGGCTTCCCTTTTTGACCAGCTCCGTGTCCGCATACCGGACATCTCGCGCATGATCTCTCACATCAAAAGCGAGGCCGCTGACATCGAAGCCTTGGCAAACAGTGCCAGGATCGATGTCTACCAGTTGGAGGATGCGATTTCCTCCTTTACCTCCCAGGTTGATCAATTGGTCCACCGCGTCGATCAGGTCAGACGGGAGAAGGAAGAGACGATGCGAGCCTTCCAGAAGCTTCAGGACGACTATGTAAGCAGACGAAATCGATACGGAGGAAAAATCAAGGTGTCGCGCTATGCTGCACAGTTTGATCAGCTCCGCGATCAGGTTGACGGTGCTGTAGCAGAGGGGCTTTTTGCCGAAGCGATGAGTGAAATCACCAATGGCCGGGAGATTTTGCGGCAGATGGAGAGGGAGTATCAGCGCAAGCTGGATGAAGAGCGGCGGCGGCGCAACAACAATTCCGGCGGGTTCGGCGGCGGTATGGGCGGCGGCCTTGGTGGAGGCTTTGGCGGCGGACGCTCATCGGGAAGCTCCGGTTGGGGCGGCGGCGGTCGTTCTTCAGGAAGCTCAAGCTGGGGAGGCTCCTCCGGCGGCAGCAGATCCTCCGGTTCATCGAGTTGGTAA
- a CDS encoding bile acid:sodium symporter family protein — protein MFRILQEIVTKFLPLWIICSALLAYHYPEHFLFLKNWTAPSLAFILFNMGLTLSRESLKRVIKHPKNAILGVAGKWTVTLSISILLAYLFFRNQPELMTGTILAGAVPSGTSANLYTFMAGGTLALSIMMSTIDTLVGPILTPLIMKGTVGTVVPVSFLPLFLQMVYVVLLPILAGLLVQWKWESKLGGVKKVIPMLSAAALIIIDFAVVSGAQKMLEDNLSLLPWLFLCVFLQVTIPMVLGYFFGAGFRMPEADRRSVVYEFGICNTALAALLAMEHISPVAAVPAVANMITNTSLGALIAILWEPARTKWLQYRMKSSLNQS, from the coding sequence ATGTTTCGCATTTTGCAAGAAATTGTCACAAAATTCTTGCCATTATGGATTATCTGTAGTGCGCTGCTCGCCTATCACTACCCGGAGCATTTTCTCTTTTTGAAAAATTGGACGGCACCATCGCTTGCCTTTATCCTCTTCAACATGGGTCTGACCCTGTCGCGCGAAAGCCTGAAGCGCGTGATCAAACATCCCAAAAACGCGATACTCGGGGTAGCGGGCAAGTGGACCGTTACCCTCTCCATCTCTATTTTGCTTGCTTATCTGTTCTTTCGCAATCAGCCTGAGCTGATGACCGGAACCATTCTTGCCGGAGCTGTACCGAGCGGCACATCGGCCAACCTCTACACGTTTATGGCGGGAGGGACGCTGGCACTCAGCATTATGATGTCGACCATCGACACCCTGGTCGGTCCGATATTGACACCGCTGATCATGAAAGGAACGGTAGGTACGGTCGTCCCTGTTTCTTTCCTGCCGCTGTTTTTGCAGATGGTCTACGTCGTTCTGCTGCCGATTCTCGCGGGCCTTCTGGTGCAGTGGAAATGGGAGTCTAAGCTCGGCGGGGTGAAAAAGGTGATTCCGATGCTCTCCGCTGCTGCGCTGATCATCATTGACTTCGCTGTCGTGTCGGGGGCGCAAAAGATGCTGGAGGACAATCTGAGCTTGCTCCCTTGGCTGTTTCTCTGCGTGTTTTTGCAGGTGACGATCCCGATGGTGCTGGGCTATTTCTTTGGAGCGGGCTTTCGGATGCCGGAAGCCGACCGGCGATCCGTCGTCTATGAGTTCGGGATTTGCAACACGGCCTTGGCCGCGCTTCTCGCCATGGAGCACATCAGTCCCGTAGCGGCTGTCCCGGCTGTAGCCAATATGATCACAAACACCTCGCTGGGCGCATTGATTGCGATCCTGTGGGAGCCGGCACGAACGAAATGGCTGCAATACAGGATGAAATCCTCCCTCAATCAGAGTTAA
- a CDS encoding alpha-ketoacid dehydrogenase subunit beta, protein MRNITFSQATLEAMQEEMRRDERVFIMGEDIASQGGIFGQFKGLPKEFGLERVRDTPISETALVGAGVGAALAGAVPVIDMHFADFIGVTMDEVLNQMAKIRYMFGGQATVPLVLRAPDGVTRSAAAQHSQSLEAWFLHIPGLKVVIPSNPADAKGLLKAAIRDQNPVIYFEHKDLFSKRGPVPDGDYLTPIGKAAVVREGKDVTIVSYSAMLGKCLEAAEILHSEHGIDAEVIDLRTIVPMDMETIYGSVKKTHRLVVAHEAVKTGGVGGEIAASVSENILEYLDAPIIRVGAEFTPVPFSPPLEQRVIPQVEWIVNAVLKARW, encoded by the coding sequence ATGCGTAATATCACCTTTTCTCAAGCCACTCTGGAAGCCATGCAGGAAGAGATGCGCCGTGATGAACGCGTCTTTATCATGGGAGAAGACATCGCCAGCCAAGGCGGAATCTTCGGACAGTTCAAAGGACTGCCCAAAGAATTTGGCCTGGAACGCGTGCGCGACACCCCGATTTCGGAAACAGCCCTGGTGGGTGCAGGTGTAGGCGCTGCACTCGCCGGAGCGGTACCGGTCATCGACATGCACTTTGCGGACTTCATCGGTGTGACCATGGACGAGGTGCTCAACCAGATGGCCAAGATTCGCTACATGTTTGGCGGTCAGGCTACCGTGCCGCTGGTCCTGCGCGCTCCTGACGGTGTCACCCGCTCGGCTGCGGCCCAGCACTCGCAATCACTGGAAGCCTGGTTCCTGCACATCCCTGGCCTGAAGGTCGTGATTCCGTCCAATCCCGCTGATGCCAAAGGCTTGCTGAAAGCGGCCATCCGCGACCAGAACCCGGTCATTTACTTTGAGCACAAGGATTTGTTCAGCAAAAGAGGACCTGTTCCCGATGGTGACTACCTGACCCCGATCGGAAAAGCGGCAGTTGTGAGAGAAGGAAAAGACGTCACGATCGTCTCCTATTCGGCGATGCTGGGCAAGTGTCTGGAGGCAGCGGAGATACTTCACAGCGAGCATGGCATCGACGCTGAGGTGATCGACCTGCGTACAATCGTACCAATGGATATGGAGACGATTTACGGCTCGGTGAAAAAGACCCATCGGCTGGTGGTCGCCCATGAAGCAGTGAAAACAGGCGGTGTCGGCGGAGAAATCGCCGCTTCCGTCAGCGAAAACATCCTGGAGTATCTGGATGCGCCGATTATCCGGGTAGGTGCGGAATTTACCCCGGTGCCGTTCAGCCCACCGCTGGAGCAACGGGTGATCCCTCAAGTGGAGTGGATCGTCAATGCCGTCTTGAAAGCCCGCTGGTAG
- a CDS encoding thiamine pyrophosphate-dependent dehydrogenase E1 component subunit alpha codes for MLLIRRFEEAINEKFLAGDIPGFVHLYIGEEATGVGVCSALNRTDYITSTHRGHGHTLAKGADVNRCMAELYGRKTGYCKGKGGSMHIADFSIGMLGANGVVGGGFNLAVGAALAVQLRKSSEVAVCFFGDGASNRGTFHEGLNMASVWKLPVVFVCENNQWASTTPLHEATAVTDISIRATSYAMPSAMVDGNDVFAVYEAAVEAVERARRGEGPTLIECKTYRIKGHFVGDPEQYRTREEVMNQLESNDPIKKFLERVLRDELLSEEQLKAIEQRVASEIEGAVRFAEESPYPDLEEAFDDVYVEEEETHA; via the coding sequence ATGCTGCTGATTCGACGCTTTGAAGAGGCAATCAATGAGAAGTTTTTGGCGGGGGACATTCCTGGGTTTGTCCATTTGTATATCGGCGAGGAAGCGACGGGAGTGGGCGTTTGCTCCGCGCTGAACCGAACAGACTACATTACCAGCACACATCGCGGTCACGGACACACACTGGCCAAAGGTGCCGATGTAAACCGCTGCATGGCGGAGCTGTACGGACGTAAAACCGGTTATTGCAAAGGCAAGGGCGGTTCGATGCATATAGCCGATTTCTCGATTGGCATGCTGGGGGCAAACGGTGTTGTGGGCGGCGGCTTTAACCTGGCTGTGGGAGCAGCGCTTGCTGTTCAACTCCGGAAAAGCTCCGAAGTCGCTGTCTGTTTCTTTGGGGACGGAGCGAGCAATCGCGGCACTTTCCACGAGGGGCTGAACATGGCTTCGGTCTGGAAGCTGCCTGTCGTTTTTGTCTGTGAAAACAATCAGTGGGCATCGACGACGCCGCTCCACGAAGCGACGGCGGTTACGGATATCTCGATTCGTGCGACATCGTATGCCATGCCAAGTGCGATGGTGGACGGAAACGATGTGTTTGCAGTCTACGAAGCGGCGGTTGAGGCCGTGGAGCGGGCCAGACGCGGCGAGGGTCCTACCCTGATCGAATGCAAAACCTACCGGATCAAAGGCCACTTCGTCGGAGACCCGGAACAGTACCGCACGCGGGAAGAAGTCATGAACCAGTTGGAGAGCAACGATCCGATCAAAAAGTTCCTGGAGCGTGTGCTTCGCGACGAGCTCCTCAGTGAAGAGCAGCTCAAAGCGATTGAGCAGCGGGTTGCCAGCGAGATCGAAGGCGCAGTCCGTTTTGCCGAGGAAAGTCCGTATCCCGATCTGGAAGAAGCATTCGATGATGTCTATGTAGAGGAGGAAGAGACTCATGCGTAA
- the lpdA gene encoding dihydrolipoyl dehydrogenase has translation MKKRLIVIGGGPGGYTAALRASQLGAEVTLIEKGELGGTCLNVGCIPTKSLLESSQVWAKSRQWYPEATAREVPWSSILKRKELAVSQLRKGVQGLLRAGKIKVIKGTASLAGGKTVTVAGEEALSLQADAIILATGSRPSLPPIEGMNLPGVVTSDELLSIQSLPKRLAIIGGGVIGVELATVCSELGVSVHVIEAADRILPNMDTQISQQLKDHLEKQKVVFSLGKKLEKILEKGGGSLELSLSGGESVEADLVLVAVGRAAVLEPLQLERAGVEVVRGKVKVNAYQQTNQPGIYAIGDCASPIMLAHVAMAEGKIAAEHALGLAVEPLNYDLVPQGIYSHPEAAMVGLTSEEARNRGFDIEEGIFPLMASGKALVSGETTGFLKVIADKKYGRLLGIHLLAPHATEMISEASLGLTLEATIDEIIKTVYPHPTIAEGIQEAALAIKGQAIHLP, from the coding sequence ATGAAAAAACGACTGATCGTGATTGGCGGCGGTCCGGGCGGTTACACGGCTGCTTTGCGGGCGAGCCAACTGGGCGCAGAGGTGACGCTGATTGAAAAGGGCGAGCTGGGCGGCACTTGTCTGAACGTGGGCTGCATCCCAACCAAGAGCTTGCTGGAATCCTCCCAGGTGTGGGCCAAAAGCAGGCAGTGGTACCCTGAGGCTACTGCTCGCGAAGTACCCTGGAGCTCTATTCTCAAGCGAAAAGAGCTGGCGGTTTCACAACTGCGAAAAGGCGTGCAGGGCTTGCTGCGAGCCGGAAAAATCAAAGTGATCAAGGGAACCGCCTCGCTGGCCGGAGGAAAAACAGTGACGGTTGCGGGGGAAGAGGCGCTCTCGCTGCAAGCAGACGCCATCATTCTGGCAACGGGAAGCCGGCCCTCTCTCCCTCCAATTGAGGGAATGAACCTTCCCGGCGTAGTGACAAGCGATGAACTGCTCTCCATCCAGTCATTGCCAAAGCGACTGGCGATTATCGGCGGCGGCGTCATCGGCGTGGAACTGGCGACGGTCTGCTCGGAATTGGGAGTATCCGTCCATGTGATCGAAGCGGCAGACAGAATCCTGCCCAACATGGACACACAAATCTCTCAACAGCTAAAGGATCATTTGGAAAAACAAAAGGTCGTCTTTTCCCTCGGCAAAAAGCTGGAGAAGATCCTCGAAAAAGGCGGGGGCAGCCTGGAGCTGTCCTTGTCGGGCGGGGAATCGGTCGAGGCTGATCTGGTACTGGTGGCCGTAGGGCGGGCAGCGGTACTGGAGCCGCTTCAGCTGGAGCGCGCCGGAGTAGAGGTTGTGCGCGGGAAGGTAAAAGTTAATGCCTATCAACAGACCAATCAGCCGGGGATTTACGCCATCGGCGATTGCGCTAGCCCGATTATGCTGGCCCATGTGGCAATGGCAGAGGGCAAGATTGCCGCCGAGCACGCGTTGGGCCTGGCTGTAGAGCCGCTCAACTACGATTTGGTACCGCAGGGCATCTACTCGCATCCGGAAGCGGCAATGGTCGGTCTGACAAGTGAAGAAGCGCGGAACAGAGGCTTTGACATCGAGGAGGGCATCTTTCCCCTCATGGCAAGCGGCAAGGCATTGGTCAGCGGAGAGACGACCGGTTTTCTCAAGGTGATTGCCGATAAAAAATACGGCAGATTGCTGGGGATTCATCTGCTGGCTCCTCACGCCACCGAGATGATTTCCGAGGCCTCCCTGGGCCTTACGCTGGAAGCGACGATCGATGAGATTATAAAGACAGTCTACCCGCATCCGACTATCGCGGAAGGAATCCAGGAAGCGGCTCTTGCCATCAAAGGCCAAGCCATTCATCTGCCATAA
- a CDS encoding dihydrolipoamide acetyltransferase family protein — MAFVITMPKFGLTMTEGTVSVWFKAVGEQVESGEVLFEVETDKITNEVTAPGSGVLRHVFTPAGTSAKVGESLAVIAGETEDISELLGGGEESGMERPAETSGIEETQQAGTSGTSSAETDSEADVLPGGFRKATPLARKLGRERGIAMDSLAASGPGGIVVARDVEENRAKQPAISPTAKKYAEENGVEWEQIEQRGRIMLPDVIAAQMKTACASVQGVQYEAAESVTKPMAGARKVIAERMTQSWQQIPHVTITREVDVTRLQEAQAVLSGDLAEGGVKLTLTHFLIKIVAAALQKHPSLNAWCQNKEITTHRDVHIGVAVSVNDGLLVPVIPHACKKDLGEIAEALKDLSLRAKEQRLSVDEMRGGTFTISNLGMMGIDGFTPIINPPETGILGVGRVVDKPVFIGEEIARRSMMTLSLSFDHRALDGAEAAKFLQTVDAYIQEPLRLLLKGRQ, encoded by the coding sequence ATGGCATTCGTAATCACCATGCCAAAATTCGGCCTGACGATGACCGAGGGGACCGTCTCTGTCTGGTTCAAAGCCGTAGGGGAACAGGTAGAGAGTGGAGAAGTGCTGTTTGAGGTGGAGACAGATAAAATCACCAACGAAGTGACAGCACCCGGGAGCGGTGTTCTCCGGCATGTGTTCACGCCAGCCGGCACGTCGGCCAAGGTCGGGGAATCGCTGGCGGTTATCGCAGGCGAGACGGAGGATATCAGCGAGCTGTTGGGCGGCGGAGAGGAATCAGGTATGGAACGTCCAGCAGAGACAAGCGGGATAGAAGAAACGCAGCAGGCAGGGACATCCGGGACGAGTTCGGCAGAGACAGACAGTGAAGCAGACGTCTTGCCGGGCGGCTTTCGAAAAGCGACGCCATTGGCCAGAAAGCTTGGACGTGAGCGGGGAATCGCAATGGACAGCCTCGCCGCATCGGGGCCGGGCGGGATCGTAGTCGCTCGCGATGTCGAAGAGAACAGGGCCAAGCAGCCGGCGATCTCACCAACCGCGAAGAAGTACGCGGAAGAGAACGGGGTAGAGTGGGAGCAAATCGAGCAGCGCGGACGGATCATGCTGCCCGATGTGATTGCTGCCCAAATGAAAACAGCGTGTGCGAGCGTACAGGGCGTACAGTACGAGGCTGCCGAATCGGTCACCAAACCAATGGCCGGAGCCCGGAAGGTTATCGCAGAGCGGATGACCCAAAGCTGGCAGCAAATTCCGCATGTGACGATTACCAGAGAGGTAGATGTAACACGACTGCAAGAGGCGCAGGCGGTTCTCTCCGGCGATTTGGCGGAGGGCGGAGTCAAGCTGACGCTCACCCATTTCCTGATCAAGATCGTCGCGGCTGCCCTGCAAAAACACCCCAGCCTGAATGCCTGGTGTCAAAATAAAGAGATCACGACACATCGGGATGTTCATATCGGCGTCGCTGTCTCCGTGAATGATGGCTTGCTGGTGCCAGTGATCCCGCACGCATGCAAAAAAGACCTGGGCGAAATCGCAGAAGCATTGAAGGACCTCTCTCTGCGGGCCAAAGAGCAGCGTCTCAGCGTCGATGAGATGCGCGGCGGCACGTTTACGATCAGCAATCTCGGCATGATGGGGATAGATGGTTTCACACCGATTATCAATCCGCCGGAAACAGGCATTCTCGGTGTCGGCCGGGTTGTCGACAAGCCTGTCTTTATCGGTGAAGAGATTGCCCGCCGTTCGATGATGACCTTGTCCCTCTCCTTCGATCACCGCGCATTGGACGGAGCGGAGGCGGCGAAATTCCTCCAGACCGTCGATGCCTATATCCAGGAGCCGCTTCGCCTGCTGCTAAAGGGGAGACAGTGA
- a CDS encoding SDR family NAD(P)-dependent oxidoreductase, with product MSTEKKLAVITGAAQGLGYAIAEELASSGHHVVLLDRNEKQLQTAVETLRSAGYDASGKPIDLSQTDEIPAVLTQIHEECGSIHVLVNNAGVNVVKPMNQVTSAEWDFVMDINLKAVFFMTQAAAPFLSDGASIVNISSVAANSPRPLSVAYAASKAGVLSLTKTASIVLAPRGIRVNAVCPGAMETELLAKMAEDMSELSGQSASRSLQNYIGDIPLGRVSAPGDVAKTVAFLASDMANYITGQSLNVCGGWTVK from the coding sequence ATGAGTACGGAAAAAAAGCTTGCTGTCATAACAGGAGCAGCGCAAGGACTTGGCTATGCCATTGCTGAGGAGCTGGCCAGCTCCGGTCATCACGTTGTTCTCCTGGACCGCAATGAAAAACAGCTTCAGACAGCCGTCGAAACACTCCGCTCTGCCGGGTATGACGCATCGGGAAAACCAATTGACCTGTCGCAAACCGATGAGATTCCTGCGGTACTGACACAGATTCACGAAGAATGCGGAAGCATCCACGTCCTGGTCAATAACGCTGGCGTCAATGTAGTCAAACCGATGAACCAGGTGACCAGCGCTGAATGGGATTTCGTGATGGATATCAACCTGAAGGCGGTCTTCTTCATGACCCAGGCTGCTGCTCCCTTCTTGTCCGATGGTGCTTCGATTGTCAATATTTCGTCTGTCGCTGCAAACAGTCCGCGACCGCTTTCGGTGGCGTACGCTGCTTCCAAGGCGGGAGTTTTGAGCCTGACCAAGACCGCTTCCATTGTTCTGGCCCCTCGCGGCATTCGTGTAAACGCCGTCTGCCCTGGCGCGATGGAGACCGAATTACTGGCCAAAATGGCAGAAGATATGAGCGAGCTTTCCGGTCAGAGCGCTTCCCGCTCGTTGCAAAATTACATTGGCGACATTCCGCTTGGACGAGTCAGTGCTCCTGGCGACGTAGCCAAAACCGTTGCATTTCTGGCATCCGATATGGCAAACTACATCACTGGCCAATCGCTGAATGTATGTGGTGGGTGGACTGTGAAGTAA